The proteins below are encoded in one region of Mauremys reevesii isolate NIE-2019 linkage group 15, ASM1616193v1, whole genome shotgun sequence:
- the LOC120383009 gene encoding zinc finger protein 501-like has protein sequence MQLSCSLCSACKWLSFLGHSLCTGSIAVVVWLVICCSPAGSVRGETCINPSLCPVGGTFSGGWNRPLGQPRALPTAALEPAVCPIPKPNVISQMERREELEVPDLQGTEEREILKHSCTGAPLEDPEQVDPNRMFSERAKRNVSQNPEQSQHVSEREQGNHKGGREEKSSDHQGGFSVLNETTIQQRVQMGERSYECAECGKAFSWRSHLTAHERIHTGEKPYKCLDCGKSFSQRSHLTTHERIHTGEKPYKCPDCKKNFRRNSQLINHLKSHTGQKPYKCPDSGKSLRRISRLTVHSGEMAYQCPDCKKSYSQMSHLVRHQRFHTEEKPYKCLDCGKSFCQSSDLITHQRIHTGEKSYTCSECGKQLNRISHLVAHHRSHAGEAPYQCPDCEKSFSQMSHLIRHQRFHKGEKPYKCLDCGKSFCQSSDLITHQRIHTGEKPYKCPECGKGFSRSSNLIAHQRTHTGEKLYQCSHCGKSMTRSSNLVRHQRTHTRGKLYKKKAWIQPSHRE, from the exons ATGcagctctcttgctctctctgctCAGCATGTAAATGGCTGAGCTTCCTGGGTCATTCGCTGTGCACCGGTAGCATTGCTGTTGTCGTCTGGCTTGTGAtctgctgctccccagcgggGTCTGTGCGGGGAGAGACCTGCATTAACCCCTCTCTGTGCCCAGTCGGTGGGACTTTCTCCGGGGGCTGGAACcggcccctggggcagccccgggctctgccgacAGCAGCTCtggagcctgcag TGTGTCCAATTCCCAAACCTAACGTGATCTCTCAGATGGAACGAAGGGAAGAGTTGGAGGTGCCGGATCTCCAGGGCACTGAAGAGAGGGAGATCCTGAAACACAGCTGCACAG GTGCTCCTCTGGAAGATCCTGAGCAAGTGGACCCAAACAGGATGTTTTCAGAAAGAGCCAAAAGAAATGTTTCCCAGAATCCTGAGCAGAGTCAGCACGTATCAGAGAGGGAGCAGGGAAATCacaaaggggggagagaggaaaaatcCAGTGACCACCAGGGAGGTTTCAGTGTTCTTAATGAAACCACGATTCAGCAGAGAGTCCAAATGGGGGAAAGATCCTACGAGTGTGCTGAATGTGGGAAAGCCTTTAGTTGGAGATCACACCTTACTGCCCATGAGagaatccatacaggagagaaaccctataaatgtctggactgtgggaaaagttttagtCAGAGATCCCACCTTActacacatgagagaatccacactggtgaGAAGCCCTATAAATGCCCTGACTGCAAGAAAAACTTCCGTCGCAACTCACAGCTTATTAATCATCTGAAATCCCACACAGGACAGAAGCCATATAAGTGTCCCGACTCTGGGAAAAGCCTCCGGCGCATTTCACGCCTTACTGTGCACAGCGGAGAGATGGCTTATCAATGCCCAGACTGCAAGAAAAGCTACAGTCAGATGTCACACCTCGTTAGACATCAAAGGTTCCACACAGAAGAGAAACCTTATAAGTGTCTGGACTGTGGGAAGAGCTTCtgtcagagctcagaccttattacgcaccagagaatccacacaggggagaagtcctacacatgctctgagtgtgggaaacagcTCAATAGAATCTCACACCTTGTTGCACATCATCGATCCCACGCTGGAGAGGCGCCTTACCAATGCCCAGACTGtgagaaaagcttcagtcagatgTCGCACCTCATTAGACATCAGAGGTTCCACaaaggagagaaaccctacaagtgcctggactgtgggaaaagcttctgtcAGAGTTCAGACCTtattacgcatcagagaatccacacaggagagaagccctataaatgccctgagtgcgggaaaggattcagtcggagctcaaaccttattgccCACCAGAGAACCCACACGGGAGAAAAACTCTATCAGTGCTCCCACTGTGGGAAGAGCATGACCCGGAGTTCAAACCTCGTTCGACACCAGAGAACTCACACCAGGGGAAAACTGTATAAAAAAAAAGCCTGGATCCAACCTAGCCATCGTGAATAA